One Isoptericola dokdonensis DS-3 genomic window, GCGCGCCGTGCGCGGCGGTGACGCGGCGCAGCCCGGCGTTGAAGCCGTCGGCGGGCGGCACGACGCCCATGTTGGCGGGCGCGGCCTCCGTGATGACGGCCGCGATGCGCGGCCCGTGCTCGGCGAAGGCGGCCTCGACGGCGCCCAGGTCGTTGTACGGCAGCACGAGGGTCTCGGCGGCGGATGCCTCCGTCACCCCGGCGGTGCCCGGCATGGCGAGCGTCGCGACGCCGGAGCCCGCCTCCGCGAGCAGCGCGTCGACGTGCCCGTGGTAGCAGCCGGCGAACTTGATGATGAGCGGCCGCCCGGTGACCCCGCGGGCGAGACGGATGGCCGTCATCGTCGCCTCGGTTCCTGTGGACACGAGCCGCACGCGCTCCGCGGCGGGCACGCGACGGCGCACCTCCTCGGCCAGCTCGACCTCGGCCACCGTGGGGGCGCCGAACGACAGGCCCCGCGCCGCGGCCTCCTGCACGGCCGCCACGACCTCCGGGTGCGCGTGCCCCAGCAGCGCCGGACCCCACGAGCCCACCAGATCCACGTACTCGCGGCCCGCGACGTCGGTGACGTACGCGCCGCGCGCCGAGGCGAGGAACCGCGGGTCGCCGCCCACCGAGCCGTACGCCCGCACCGGCGAGTTCACGCCGCCCGGGATCGCCGCCTGCGCGCGCATGAACGCCGCGTGGTTGTCCGCCGGGGGCGTGGTGTCCACGAGCGCCGCCTCGACCTGGCCGAAGCCTGCCGTGTCCGTCATCGTCGTCCTTCCGTCGCGTCCGGCCGGGGGCCGGGCGTCCGTCGTTGCCGTCGTTCGCCCCGCGGGGCCGTCAGTCCAGCCAGCCGGCGATCTCGACCGCCCAGTAGGTGAGGATCAGGTCCGCGCCGGCGCGCTTGATCGCGAGCACCGACTCCAGGATCGCGCCGCGACGGTCGATCCAGCCGTTCGCGGCGGCCGCCTCGATCATCGCGTACTCGCCCGACACCTGGTACGCCGCCACCGGCACGTCCGTGCGGTCCGCGACGCCGCGCAGCACGTCCAACGACGTCCCCGCGGGCTTCACCATGACCATGTCGGCGCCCTCGGCGAGGTCCAGGTCGGCCTCGCGCAGACCCTCGCGGGCGTTCGCGGCGTCCATCTGGTAGGTCCGGCGGTCGCCCTGCAGCGCCGAGTCGACCGCCTCGCGGAAGGGCCCGTAGAACGCGCTGGCGTACTTCGCGCTGTACGCGAGGATGCCGACGTGCTCGAACCCGGCGTCGTCCAGCGCGTCCCGGATGACCGCCACCTGGCCGTCCATCATCCCGGACGGCGCGACGACCTCCGTGCCCGCCTTGGCCTGGGCGACCGCCATCGACGCGTACCGCTCGAGCGTCGCGTCGTTGTCGACGGTGCCGTCGGCGGCGAGCACGCCGCAGTGCCCGTGGTCGGTGAACTCGTCCAGGCAGGTGTCCGCCATGACGACCGGCCCCGGACGCCCCGACTCCGCCTCGACGGCCGCCACGGCCTGGCGGGCGACGCGGATGCCGCGCTGCAGGATGCCGTCCGCGTCGTCGCCCGCGGACCCGCGCGCGTCCCGCACCGCCGGGATGCCGAACAGCATGATCCCGCCGACCCCCGCCCGAGTGGCCTGCGCCACCGCGTCCGCCAGTGACTCCTCGGTGTGCTGCACCTGCCCCGGCATCGACGAGATCGGCGCGGGCTCCGTGAGCCCTTCCTTGACGAACAGCGGCAGCACGAGGTCGGCCGCGTGGAGGCGGTGCTCCGCGACGAGCCGGCGCATGCGCGGCGTCGTCCGCAGGCGTCGCGGACGGTAGACGATGCCGGAGGTGCTCATGGGTTCCTCTCCAGGACGGTGATGACCGCCGCGGCCAGCGCCGCGTCGGTGGGACGGTCGGCGACGGCGGCGACCGTGAGACCGACCTCGCCCGCGACCTGCGCGGACGGACGGCCGATCGCGACGACGGGGGTGCCGGTGCCGAGCTGGGTGGCGACCTCGCGCGCCACCGAGCCGGACGTCACGACGACCACGTCGTACGGCCGCGCGACGACGTCGGGCGGCAGGTCGGAGCGGACCGTGCGGTACGCGGTGACGACCTGCGGCGTCCAGCCGAGCTGCGCGAGCCCGTCGTGCAGCGTCGAGGTGGCGAGGTCGCCGAGGGGGAGGAGCACGTCGGTGGCGGTGCCGGTGCCGGTCGAGGGTGGGGTGTCCCGCGCGACGTCGCGTTCACGGTCGCTGCGCGACCTCCACTCCGGGTCTGACGACGCCGCGCGGGACACCCCACCCTCGACCACCGCCGCCTCGTCCCCGTCCCGTGCGGGGGGCGGGAACGCGGCGACGAGGCCCGCGGCGGAGGCGTCGTCGGGCACGAGCTCGGGCTCGACGCCGATCGCCCGCAGCGTGCGGAGCGTGGCGGGGCCGACGGCGGCCCAGCGGGTCGGGGCGTCGGCGAGCGTCAGGTCGAGGTCGGCCGCCGCCGTGGCGAGGGCGTCGACGGAGTTCACGCTGGTGATGACCGTCCAGGCATGGCGACCGTCGCAGAGCTCGCGGACGGCGTCGGCCAGGGCGTCGGCGTCGAGCGCGGCGGCGCGCTCGATCACGGGGGCGACGGCGACGTGGGCGCCCGCGTCGCGCAGGAGGGCCGCGAGGGCCGCACCGCGCTGCGGGCTGCGCGGCAGCAGGACGGCCCGTCCGGCCAGGGGGCCGCTCACGCGCCCGCCGGGTCGTCCGTCCCGGTCGGCGTGCGGCCGGGCTCGGTGGGGGCGGGCGCCGCGGCGGTGAGCGGCGCCAGGCGGGCGGCGCCGTCGGCGAGCAGCGCCTCCGCGACGCGCACGCCCAGCGCGCGGGCGACGTCGTCGGCCTCGACCTCGGTGGACAGGTGCGGGACGTCGACGCGCGTCGAGTGGGTGATCTGCTCCGACCCGTCCACCCGCGACACGACGGCGGACAGGGCGAGGACGTCGTCCTCGAGGCGGGCGTAGGCGCCGATCGGGGCGGCGCAGCCGGCCTCGAGGCGGGCGAGCACGGCCCGCTCGGCGACGACGGCGAGACGGGTCGGGCGGTGGTCGAGCGCGGTGAACGCCTCGGCGAGGTCCGTCTCGACGAGGTCGGCGGTGCGGGCCTCGACGGCCAGCGCGCCCTGCCCGGGTGCCGGTGACACGACGACGGGGTCGAGCACCTGCGACACCACCTCGGTGCGGCCCAGGCGGCTCAGCCCGGCGTACGCGAGGACGACGGCGTCGAGGTCGGCGTCGGGTCCGAGCGCCCGGGCGAGACGCGTCTCCACGTTCCCGCGGATGTCCACGACGTCCAGGTCGGGTCGCGCGGCCCGCAGCTGCGCCGCCCGGCGGGGCGAACCGGTACCGACGCGGCCGCCGCGCGGCAGGCCGTCCAACGTCAACCCGTCGCGCGCGCACAACGCGTCGCGCGGGTCCTCACGCTCGGGGGTGACGACGGTCAGGCCCTCGGGCTGCTGCGTCGGGAGGTCCTTGAGGGAGTGCACGGCGACGTCGCAGCGGCCGTCCACCAGCGCCTCGCGCAGCGCCGTGACGAACACGCCGGTGCCGCCGAGCGACGCCAGCGAGCCGGTCTTCACGTCGCCCTCGGTCTTGATCCGCACCAGCTCGACCGGCCGGCCGAGCAGCTCGCCGAGCCGGCGGGCCACCAGGCCGGACTGCGTGGTGGCCAGCGCGCTGCCACGGGTGCCGAGACGCAGGGGTGCGGTGGGGGTGCTCACTTGTCCAGTGTCTCGCGAACCCGCCGTCGCACCGCAACCCGGCGGTCTGCGCCGACCGACGTCACAGTCGTGCTGTCGCGTTGTCAGCACGTCGCGTCAGGCGAGCGCTGCGCGGAGGTCGGTGCGGACGAAGTCGTCACCGACGAACAACAGCTCGTCGCGGCGCTCGGTGGCGAGCGCGTACGCGAAGCAGTCGCCGAGGTTCAGCCGTGCTGGGTGCCCGCTGCCGCGGCCGTAGTCCCGGTAGGCGTCGCGGGCGATGCGGGCGTGCTCGGCGGTGAACGGCACCACCTCCACCTGCCACTCCGTGAGCAGGGCGTCGAGGCGTCGGGCCTGCTGCGGGGCGAGTCGTCCGACGACGATCCCCAGCTCGGTCAGGGTGGCTGCCGACATCGCGGCCTCCCGCCCGATCAGCAGGTCGACGATCCGGTCGGCCGGGGGCTCCCCGAGCAGCACGGCGACGACCGCGGAGGTGTCGACGATCACCGGGGCAGCCCCGACTCGTCGTAGAGGTCGGCGTCGGCGCGGCGCAGCAGCCGCCGCTCGGCGTCGGTGAGGTCGGCGCGGGCTGCGGCGAGGATCGCCTCGACGCGGGCGCGGCGTGCCGTGGGGTCCTCGGTGGCCGCGGCGCGCTCGGCGAGGACCTCGTCCAGGCGACGCTGCACGGCCTCCTCGACCGCGCTCGTCTGGCTGGAGCCGGTGAGGTCGGCGAGCCGGCGGACCAGGGCGTGCGTGTGCTCGTTCTTGATGTTCAGGCTCACGGTAGAAAGGCTACCCGTGCGTCTACCTTCTCCACCAGGTCAGAGCCGTTCCACCGCCGCCTGCGCGTGCGCGACGATCGCGGCGATCCCCGTCCCCGCGACCCAGCCGCCGGTGACGGCGAGCCCGGGCGTCCGGCCGACGGCGCCGCTGAGCGCCGTGACGGTCGCCCGGTAGGCGGGGGTCGGGGGCGGCAGGGCGCCGTCCCACCGCTGGACGAGGTGGTCCAGCACGCGGTCCTCCAGCGGCACCCCGAGCAGCACGGACGCGTCCCGGGCTGCCTCGGCGGCGTCGGGCGGCCGGGTCTCCTCGCCGAGCCGCCCGTAGGACAGGCGCACCACGTGCACGCCCGGGCCGGCGGCCCGGTGGACCCGCTCGGCGAGCCATGGCCACTTCGCCGTGGAATGGGTCAGGGCCTTCGCCCGCACCGGCCCACCGTCCGGCGCCACCAGCATCCCGGTGCCGCGCGGTGCGGCGTCCAGCTCGGGGGCGTCCAGCAGCAGGGTGACGAGGCGGACGTCCGCTCCGCGCTCGGGGTGCGGCACGACGCCGGTCCAGGGCTCCAGCAGCGGCGCGACGGCGGGCGTCGTGACGACCAGGCGGGGCGTGACCACGGTGTGCAGCGACCCGCGCCCGCCCCGCACCCCGGCGGACGTGGCCCGGGTGCGCACCACCCAGCCGCCGCCGTCGTGCTGCTCGACCGCCACGACCTCGTGGCCGAGCCGCAGGGCGGTGTGGATGGGCCCGGTGGCATCCGTCAGGGGGGAGTCGGTCCAGTCCTCGGCGCTCGCGGCGATCCGCCCGGCGAGGGCTTCGACGACGGCGTGCATCCCGCCCGCGACGCCCCGCACGGCGGACCCGGCGGGGGCGCTCGCGCGCAGGGACGCCACGGCGCGGGTGAGCGAGCCCTCGACGTCGAACCGGTCCCGCAGGCCCGGGGCGACGGCGGCGACCGCGAGCCGGTCGAGCGGCGCGGAGTGGACGCCCGCGGCGACCGGCGCGACGAGCCGGTCGGTGGCGCGCGCCCCGAGGCGGGTGCGGGCGAGGGAGCCCAGGTCCTCGCACCGGGCGCCGACGAACCGCGGCAGCACCCGGTCGAGCGACGCGCGCAGGACGCCCGGCCACCCGATGGCGCGGCGCACGTCGGCCGCCCACGGCACCGCCGGGATGCCGAGCACTCCGGCCGCGGGCAAGGGGAAGGCACGGCCCGCCGCCCAGCCCCACGCGGACAGCCCGGACGGCTCGACGACGTCCAGGTCGAGCCGTGCGGCGAGCTCGGCGACCGCGCCGCCGCGCGCGGCGAACGACTCCGCCCCCAGGTCGACGGGCACCCGCGGCAGCGACTCGAACGCCCCGCCGCGCACGGGACCGCCCAGGCGGGTCGACGACTCCAGCACGACGGTGCGCAGGCCGCGCTCCACGAGGGTCAGGGCCGCGACGAGCCCGCCGATCCCCCCGCCGACGACGACGGCGTCGACCTGCTGGCTCACAGCGAGTGGACGAGCTCGACGACGCGGGTCAGGACGGTCGGGTCGGTCTCCGGGGGCACGCCGTGGCCCAGGTTGACCACGTGCCCGGGGGCGGCCCCGCCGCGGGCGACGACGTCGCGCACGTGCGCCTCCAGGACCTCCCACGGGGCGCCGAGCAGCGCGGGGTCGATGTTCCCCTGCACGGCGACGTCGGGCCCGAGCAGCGCGGACGCCTCGTCCAGCGGCGTGCGGTAGTCGACGCCGACGGTGCGGTCCTGGACGCCGGAGGCGGAGAGGACGTCGCGCAGCGCCTCCAGGAGGTGCCCGGTGCCGGTGCCGAAGTGGATGCCGGGCACGCCCGCGCCGTCGGGGGTGCGCAGGTCGGCGACGTGCCCCAGCGCCCGGGTGGACGACGGCGCGACGTGCGTCGTGTAGTCGGACAGCGACAGGGAGCCGGCCCACGAGTCGAACAGCTGCACGGCGCTCGCGCCGGCGAGCACCTGCGCCCGCAGGAACCGGCCCGTGAGGTCGGCGGTCCACTCGGTGAGGCGGCGCCACGTCTCCGGGTCGGCGTGCATGAGGGTGCGGGCGGCGAGGTGGTCGCGCGACGGGCGACCCTCCACCAGGTAGGCGGCGAGCGTGAACGGTGCGCCGCCGAACCCGATGAGCGGGGTGTCCTGGCCGTGCGGCAGCTCCGCCAGGCCGGCGACGGTGCGTTGCACCGCCTCGGTGATCGGCGCGAGCGCCACGTCGTCCAGGTCGCGCCCGACGAGCTCGTCGACGTCGGCCGCCGTCCGGTAGGGGTGGTCCATGACCGGGCCGACCCCGGCCACGATGTCCACCCCGACCCCCGCGAGCCGCAGCGGCACCACGATGTCGGAGAAGAAGATCGCCGCGTCCACCTCGTGGCGCCGCACCGGCTGGAGGGTGATCTCCGCCGCGAGCTCCGGCATCAGGCAGGACTCGATCATCCCGGTGCCCTGGCGCGCCTCGCGGTACTCCGGCAGCGACCTCCCGGCCTGCCGCATGAACCAGACCGGCACCCGGCCCGTCCGTTCCCCGCGCAGCGCGCTGACCAGCGCGGACGTGCCGGTGCGGCCGTCGACCAGGGGATGGGTGCCGGGCAGGATGCTGACGTTCGCCGTGGGGGATGTCACGGTTGACGATTCTGCCTGCTGCACGCACGGAACTTAAAGTGGACCCACTGTGGTTCTGATCTCCCTCACCGCGTCCCACCGCGAGCTGGACCTGGACGCGCTCGAACGCCTCACGTCCGGTTCGACGTCCGTGGGTCGCACGGTCGTGCAGTCGTGCCGCCCCGTGCAGGGCGCCGTCGTCATCTCCACGTGCAACCGCTTCGAGCTCTACCTCGACGTCGAGGCCCCGCTCGACGGCGACTCCGTGCGGCACGCCACCCGGCACGTCGCCGAGCTCGTCGCGGAGTCCTCCGGCGTCACCCCGGAGGTCGCGGCCGCGTCGTTCACGGTGCGGACCGGCTCCCAGGTGCCCGGCCACCTGTTCTCCGTCGCGTCCGGCCTCGACTCGATGGTCGTGGGGGAGCGGGAGATCGCCGGCCAGGTGAAGCGCGCGCTCGCCGAGGCCCGCCAGGACGAGACGACGTCGAAGACGCTCGAGCTGCTCTTCCAGACGGCGTCGCGCACCTCCAAGCTCGTCGGCCACGGCACGGCGCTGGGCGGCACAGGACGTTCGCTCGTCGCGCTCGGCCTCGACCTCGCGGGCGAGGCCCTGCGGCCCTACCCGGCCGCCCGCGCCGTCATCATCGGCACCGGCGCCTACGCGGGAGCCTCCGTCGCGGCCCTGCGCGCCCGGGGTTGCACCGACGTCCGCGTCTACTCCGGGTCGGGCCGCGCCGCCGACTTCGCCGCCTCGCACGAGGTCGTGGCGATCGGCACCGGCCCCGAGGCGCTGGTCGAGGCGCTCGCCGACGCCGACCTCGTCGTGTCGTGCTCGGGCGCCCGCCAGCGTCGGCACGCGGAGGCCGGAGCCGAGGTCTCCATCGAGTACGTGCTGGACGCCGCCGCGGTGGCCCGTGCCCGCGAGCGTGCCGCCGCCCGCGTCGTGGACGAGCCGGAGCCCGACGCCCTGGTCATCCTCGACCTGGCCCTGCACCGGGACGTGGACCCGCAGGCCGCGGACGTCGAGGGTGTGCTGCTCTACGACCTGTCGACGCTCAAGGCGAACGCGCCGGCGACGGCCGTGGAGGTCGTCCACCAGGCGCGTGCCCTGGTGGACCGGGCCGCGGTCCGCTTCGAGGAGAACCGGCTCGGCCGCGCGGCGGACGCCGCCGTCGTCGCGCTGCTGGACGCCGCCGAGGAGGAGGTCGCCCGGCAGGTCGAGGAGGCCGCGGCCCGCCTGACGGTCGAGCTCGCGCCGGAAGGGCCCACCGAGGAGGACCTGGAGGCGGTGGCGCGCGGTGCCCGGCGTCGGGTGCACGCCGACCTGCACGACCGCATCGTCGAGGTGCGGGCGGCCGCGCTGGCTGCCGCACGGCGGGCGGAGGCGGCCGTCGTCGCCGGTGCCGAGGACACCCTGCGCACGGCCCGGGCCGACGCCGCACGGTCCTCCGCATAGCCCTCAGGGCAGGCATAGCCCTCTATGTCGGGCGAAGTCCGGCACCCGCGAGTAGCGTGACCGACGAGCGCCGGACCCCGCCGGACAGCTCCGCGTGCGTCGTGTACTCGTGAAAGGACCGTCTCATGGACAGCTTCTGGGACTACATCTGGTTCCTGCTGTGGATCTTCCTGTTCATGGCCTACCTCATCGTCCTCTTCCAGATCCTCACGGACCTGTTCCGTGACCACCAGCTCTCCGGCTGGTGGAAGGCGGTCTGGGTCGTCCTCCTCGTCTTCATCCCGATGCTCACGGCGCTGGTCTATCTCATCGCGCGCGGGCGCGGGATGGCGGAGCGCAACCTGTCCGCGGCGAAGGACGCCCGCGCGGCGACGGACGACTACATCAAGTCGGTCGCCACGACGGCCTCCCCGGCCGACCAGATCGCCTCGGCGAAGAAGCTCCTGGACGAGGGCGCCATCACCCCGGAGGAGTTCGCCTCCCTCAAGGCGAAGGCTCTCGCCTGAGTCCTGCCTGAGTCCTTCCTGAACGGTCCCGCCTGACCTGTCCTCCCCGCTCGGGGAGGGCGCACGACCGTCGCCTCGTCCGCGACGAGCAGGCAGAGGGGCCGACCTGGTTCCGCGCGGTCGTCAGACCGGAAGCGGAGGTCGCGCAGCGACCGTGAGCGCGACCGCGCGGAACCAGGTCGGCCCCTCCGCCGTCCCTCCACCTCCGGGCGGGCCGCCGAGCGAGTAGGTTGCGCCCATGCGACTTGGCGTCATCGACATCGGCTCGAACACCGTGCACCTGCTGGTGATGGACGCCCGGCCGGGCGCACGCCCCGTGCCGCAGGCGAGCCACAAGACGACGGTGCGGCTGATGCGGTACCTGCGGCCGGACGGCGCGATCTCGCCCGAGGGTGTGGCGGCGCTGTGCCAGGCGGTGGAGGACGCCGCGGCGGTGGGACGCGAGCACGGCGTGGACGGCACGATGGCGTTGGCGACGTCGGCGGTGCGCGAGGCCCGCAACGGTGCGGAGGTGCTCGCGGAGCTGGAGCGGCGCGCGGGGGTGCCGATCGAGGTGCTGGGCGGGTCGGAGGAGGCGGAGCTGACGTTCCTCGCGGCGCGGCGCTGGTACGGCTGGGGTGCCGGCCGGCTGCTGCTGCTGGACATCGGGGGCGGGTCGCTGGAGATCGCGACCGGGCTGGACGAGTCGCCGGACGTCGCGCTGTCGGTGCCGCTGGGCGCGGGCCGCATGACGAAGGAGTTCCTGCCGGACGACCCGCCGCGCACGCAGGACGTGGAGCGTCTGCGGAAGCACGTGCGCACGGTGCTGGCCGACGCCGTCGGGCCCGTGCGGTCGGCTCCGACGCCCGATCACGTGGTGGCGACGTCGAAGACGTTCCGGTCGTTGGCGCGGCTCGCGGGGCTGCCGCGTCAGGTGCTGGGCACGGGGGAGCGGTGGCGGATGCGTCAGGACCACCTGGCGGACTGGCAGCCGCGGCTGGCCCGTCTCGCGTCGTCGGACCGCACGGTGCTGCCCGGTATCGGCGTGAACCGTGCGTTGCAGATCGTGGCGGGCGCCGTGGTGGCGCAGGAGGCGATGCGGGCGCTCGGCGTCGAGGAGGTCGAGATCTGCCCGTGGGCGCTGCGCGAGGGCGCGATCCTGCAGCGCCTCGACCGGCTCTGAGGCGCGGGGCTACCAGGCGGCAGGGTCCGTACCCCAGGAGTGTGCGGGGGCGGGGTAGTCGTCCACCGGGAGTGCGGGGCGGGCGCTCGTGACGGCGCCGTGCGTGCGGGTCTGTAGTGACGGCGGGTGGGGCAGCGGCGTGGGCGCCGGGTGGTCGGGGTCGCGGCCGGGCGCGTCGAGCAGCCAGGCTGCGGTGCGCGCGAGCGAGGCCGTGACGTCCCGGCCGGTCCCGTCGTGCGTGCGCCGGGTCCAGGCGTCGGTGACGGCGGCGGCCAGCAGGTAGCCCGTGCCGTGGTCGAGGGCCTGCACGGGCAGCGCGCCGGGCGTGGTGCCGTCGGGGGACTCGACGAGCGCGATCCCGCAGGCGGCCTGCACGACGGAGTCGAACCCGCGCCGTCCCGCCCACGGGCCGGTCGTGCCCCAGGCGGTGACGCGGGCGTGGACGGCACCGCGGGGCGGCCGCAGCCCGAACGCCTCGACGGCGCCCGGTCGGTAGCCGGTGACGAGCACGTCGGCCGCGTCGAGGAGCTCCTGGGCGCGGGCCCGGTCGTGGGCGTCGCGCAGGTCGAGCAGTGCGGTGCGCTTGCCCTGGCCGGTGTCGAGGTGCTGCGCGGGGATCTCGGCAGGGTCCGGCGGGTCGAGGCGCAGCACGTCCGCGCCGAGCAGGGCCAGCGTGCGCGTGGCCACGGGGCCCGCGATGACGCGCGTGAGGTCGAGGACGCGCACCCCGGCCAGGGGGAGGGGCCCGCCGGGCAGGTCACGGCGGTCGGCCGCGCGGTCGCTGCGCTCCGTCGTCCCGACGAGCGGCCCGGCGCCCGTGGCCAGGCCGGGATCGCTCGCGCGCCACTGCGCCTCGGTGCGGACCCGGACGGCGATCGCCCCGGCGGCCGCGGCGGCCTCCTCCACCTGCCGGGCCGGGGCCGCCGCGAGGGCGTCCGCGAGCGCGTCGCGCCCGGCGTCGTCGGGCAGGCCGAGGACGGACAGCAGGCGGGCCCGGTGGTGCGGGTAGTTGGCGTGGGTGCGGACCCAGCCGTCCGCGGCGGCGAAGAATCCCGAGTGCGGCGCGAACGGTGCCCAGGGCGCGCCGTCGACCCGCAGCAGCCGGTCGGAGCCGAACGCGGCCGCCACCCGCTCGGGGTCGAGCGGGGCGTCCACGAGGGGCCCGCGCGCCCCGGCCCGGCGGGCGGCGGCGCGCAGCGCGTCGAGGGCGGTGCGGGCGAGGTCGGCGACGGGCAGGGTGGCGGCGAGCTGGTCCACCCCACCGACCGTACGCTTCCGCGGACCCGTCACGCTTTTCACCCGGCCGTTCCGCCGGGGCGGGAGGATGCTGAGGGGAGGCGGCCCCCTCATTGCACGGACGGACCCGCCCCCGGGGACCGCCGTGGCACGAAGGAGCACGCCATGGTCTCCGTCCGGCGAGGATTCGCCAGCTTCTCGGTCGACGACGTCGACGCCGCCCGCAGCTTCTACTCCGACGTCCTCGGGCTGCGGGTCACCGCCGCGCCCGACGCGCTGATCCTCCACCTGGAGGGCGGCACCGCCGTCTTCGTCTACCCGAAGGACGACCACGCCCCGGCGACGTTCACGGTCGTGCACCTCGCGGTGGACGACGTCGACGCGGTCGTCGACGAGCTCGCGGCGAAGGGCGTGGAGCCGTTGCGGTACGACACGTTCGAGCACGACGCCAACGGCGTGGTCCGCGGCTTCATGGAGGGCGGTGACGGGGTGTGGTTCGCCGACCCGGCGGGCAACGTCGTCGGCTTCATGGACGGCGAGGGGGCCCGGCTGTTCGAGGAGGCGACGTCGGCCTAGCCGGCGGGGGTCGCCACCTCGCGGACCCAGCGGTCGCCGTCGGGCCGGAACCCGACGCGCTCGAGGTACTCGTGCTGCCGGGCGGCGGCCCCCACGACG contains:
- a CDS encoding Ppx/GppA phosphatase family protein translates to MRLGVIDIGSNTVHLLVMDARPGARPVPQASHKTTVRLMRYLRPDGAISPEGVAALCQAVEDAAAVGREHGVDGTMALATSAVREARNGAEVLAELERRAGVPIEVLGGSEEAELTFLAARRWYGWGAGRLLLLDIGGGSLEIATGLDESPDVALSVPLGAGRMTKEFLPDDPPRTQDVERLRKHVRTVLADAVGPVRSAPTPDHVVATSKTFRSLARLAGLPRQVLGTGERWRMRQDHLADWQPRLARLASSDRTVLPGIGVNRALQIVAGAVVAQEAMRALGVEEVEICPWALREGAILQRLDRL
- a CDS encoding CoA transferase codes for the protein MDQLAATLPVADLARTALDALRAAARRAGARGPLVDAPLDPERVAAAFGSDRLLRVDGAPWAPFAPHSGFFAAADGWVRTHANYPHHRARLLSVLGLPDDAGRDALADALAAAPARQVEEAAAAAGAIAVRVRTEAQWRASDPGLATGAGPLVGTTERSDRAADRRDLPGGPLPLAGVRVLDLTRVIAGPVATRTLALLGADVLRLDPPDPAEIPAQHLDTGQGKRTALLDLRDAHDRARAQELLDAADVLVTGYRPGAVEAFGLRPPRGAVHARVTAWGTTGPWAGRRGFDSVVQAACGIALVESPDGTTPGALPVQALDHGTGYLLAAAVTDAWTRRTHDGTGRDVTASLARTAAWLLDAPGRDPDHPAPTPLPHPPSLQTRTHGAVTSARPALPVDDYPAPAHSWGTDPAAW
- a CDS encoding VOC family protein, translated to MVSVRRGFASFSVDDVDAARSFYSDVLGLRVTAAPDALILHLEGGTAVFVYPKDDHAPATFTVVHLAVDDVDAVVDELAAKGVEPLRYDTFEHDANGVVRGFMEGGDGVWFADPAGNVVGFMDGEGARLFEEATSA